A genomic stretch from Pseudomonas alkylphenolica includes:
- the nuoC gene encoding NADH-quinone oxidoreductase subunit C/D: protein MTADTAIYIPPYKADDQDVVVELNNKFGPEAFVAQETRTGMPVLWVTRAKLKEVLSFLRNVAKPYSMLYDLHGVDERLRTQRRGLPSADFSVFYHLLSVERNSDVMIKVALSEGDLNLPTVTGIWPNANWYEREVWDMFGIDFAGHPHLTRIMMPPTWEGHPLRKDYPARATEFDPYSLTLAKQQLEEEAARFNPEAWGMKRQGANEDYMFLNLGPNHPSAHGAFRIVLQLDGEEIVDCVPDIGYHHRGAEKMAERQSWHSFIPYTDRIDYLGGVMNNLPYVLAVEKLAGIQVPQKVDVIRIMLAEFFRITSHLLFLGTYIQDVGAMTPVFFTFTDRQRAYTVIEAITGFRLHPAWYRIGGVAHDLPRGWDKLVKDFVEWLPKRLDEYTKAALQNSILKGRTIGVAQYNTKEALEWGVTGAGLRSTGLDFDLRKARPYSGYENFEFEVPLAHNGDAYDRCMVRVEEMRQSIRIIDQCLRNMPEGPYKADHPLTTPPPKERTLQHIETLITHFLQVSWGPVMPANESFQMIEATKGINSYYLTSDGGTMSYRTRIRTPSYPHLQQIPSVIRGSMVADLIAYLGSIDFVMADVDR, encoded by the coding sequence ATGACAGCGGACACCGCTATTTATATCCCGCCTTACAAGGCTGACGACCAGGATGTGGTTGTCGAACTGAACAACAAATTTGGCCCCGAGGCGTTCGTCGCCCAGGAAACCCGCACCGGCATGCCGGTGCTTTGGGTTACCCGCGCCAAACTCAAGGAAGTCCTGAGCTTCCTGCGCAATGTTGCCAAACCGTACAGCATGCTCTACGACCTGCATGGTGTGGACGAACGTCTGCGCACCCAGCGCCGTGGCCTGCCAAGTGCCGACTTCAGCGTGTTCTACCACCTGCTTTCGGTGGAACGGAACAGCGACGTGATGATCAAGGTAGCCTTGAGCGAAGGCGACCTGAACCTGCCAACGGTGACCGGTATCTGGCCGAACGCCAACTGGTACGAGCGCGAAGTCTGGGACATGTTCGGCATCGACTTTGCCGGCCACCCGCACCTGACCCGGATCATGATGCCGCCGACCTGGGAAGGTCACCCGCTGCGCAAGGACTACCCTGCGCGCGCCACCGAGTTCGATCCGTACAGCCTGACCCTGGCCAAGCAGCAGCTTGAGGAAGAAGCCGCGCGCTTCAACCCTGAAGCCTGGGGCATGAAGCGCCAGGGCGCCAACGAGGACTACATGTTCCTCAACCTCGGCCCGAACCACCCTTCGGCTCACGGTGCCTTCCGTATCGTCCTGCAGCTGGACGGTGAAGAAATCGTCGACTGCGTTCCGGACATCGGTTACCACCACCGTGGTGCCGAGAAGATGGCCGAGCGTCAGTCCTGGCACAGCTTCATTCCCTACACCGACCGTATCGACTACCTCGGCGGGGTGATGAACAACCTGCCATACGTGCTCGCGGTCGAGAAGCTGGCCGGCATCCAGGTGCCACAGAAGGTCGACGTGATCCGCATCATGCTGGCCGAGTTCTTCCGGATCACCAGCCACCTGCTGTTCCTGGGTACCTATATCCAGGACGTCGGCGCCATGACCCCGGTATTCTTCACCTTTACCGACCGTCAGCGCGCCTACACCGTGATCGAAGCCATCACCGGCTTCCGTCTGCACCCGGCCTGGTACCGCATCGGTGGTGTCGCCCACGACCTGCCGCGCGGCTGGGACAAACTGGTGAAAGACTTCGTCGAATGGCTGCCAAAGCGCCTCGACGAGTACACCAAGGCTGCCCTGCAGAACAGTATTCTCAAGGGCCGGACCATCGGCGTTGCCCAGTACAACACCAAAGAGGCCCTGGAATGGGGCGTCACCGGTGCCGGTCTGCGTTCCACCGGCCTGGACTTCGACCTGCGCAAAGCCCGCCCTTATTCCGGCTACGAGAACTTCGAGTTCGAAGTACCGCTGGCCCACAACGGCGATGCCTACGATCGCTGCATGGTCCGTGTCGAGGAGATGCGCCAGAGTATCCGCATCATCGACCAGTGCCTGCGCAACATGCCGGAAGGCCCGTACAAAGCGGATCACCCGCTGACTACGCCGCCGCCGAAAGAGCGCACCCTGCAGCACATCGAAACCCTGATCACCCACTTCCTGCAGGTTTCGTGGGGCCCGGTCATGCCGGCCAACGAATCCTTCCAGATGATTGAGGCGACCAAGGGCATCAACAGTTACTACCTGACGAGCGACGGCGGCACCATGAGCTACCGCACCCGGATTCGCACCCCGAGCTACCCGCACCTGCAGCAGATCCCTTCGGTGATCCGCGGTAGCATGGTCGCGGACCTCATTGCGTACCTGGGCAGTATCGACTTCGTTATGGCTGACGTGGACCGCTAA
- the nuoE gene encoding NADH-quinone oxidoreductase subunit NuoE has translation MNSTLIQTDRFALSETERSAIEHEMHHYEDPRAASIEALKIVQKERGWVPDGAIYAIGEVLGIPASDVEGVATFYSQIFRQPVGRHIIRVCDSMVCYIGGHESVVSQIQSELGIGLGQTTADGRFTLLPVCCLGNCDKAPALMIDDDTFGDVQPAGVSKLLEGYV, from the coding sequence ATGAATAGCACGCTTATCCAAACCGACCGTTTCGCCCTGAGCGAAACCGAGCGCTCGGCCATCGAGCACGAGATGCATCACTACGAGGACCCCCGCGCGGCGTCCATCGAAGCCCTGAAGATCGTTCAGAAGGAACGCGGCTGGGTGCCTGACGGCGCCATCTATGCCATCGGCGAAGTGCTCGGCATTCCGGCCAGCGATGTCGAAGGCGTGGCCACCTTCTATAGTCAGATCTTCCGTCAGCCGGTTGGCCGGCACATCATCCGCGTTTGCGACAGCATGGTCTGCTACATCGGCGGCCACGAGTCCGTGGTCAGCCAGATCCAGAGCGAGCTGGGTATTGGCCTGGGCCAGACCACCGCCGACGGCCGCTTCACCCTGCTGCCAGTGTGCTGCCTGGGTAACTGCGACAAGGCCCCGGCGCTGATGATCGACGACGACACCTTTGGCGATGTCCAGCCTGCTGGCGTTTCCAAGTTGCTGGAGGGTTACGTATGA
- the nuoF gene encoding NADH-quinone oxidoreductase subunit NuoF → MTITSFGPANRIARSAETHPLTWRLRDDGEPVWLDEYQAKDGYAAARKALAQMSQDDIVQTVKDSGLKGRGGAGFPTGVKWGLMPKDESMNIRYLLCNADEMEPNTWKDRMLMEQQPHLLVEGMLISARALKAYRGYIFLRGEYTTAAKNLNRAIDEAKAAGLLGKNILGSGFDFELFVHTGAGRYICGEETALINSLEGRRANPRSKPPFPAAVGVWGKPTCVNNVETLCNVPAIVGNGVDWYKSLAREGSEDHGTKLMGFSGKVKNPGLWELPFGVTARELFEDYAGGMRDGFKLKCWQPGGAGTGFLLPEHLDAQMYAGGIAKVGTRMGTGLAMAVDDSVNMVSLLRNMEEFFARESCGWCTPCRDGLPWSVKMLRALEKGQGKAEDIETLLGLVNFLGPGRTFCAHAPGAVEPLGSAIKYFRPEFEAGVAPVTGSEALRPNLAKPIVVGA, encoded by the coding sequence ATGACCATCACTTCCTTCGGCCCGGCCAACCGCATTGCCCGCAGCGCCGAGACGCATCCGCTGACCTGGCGCCTGCGCGACGACGGCGAGCCGGTCTGGCTGGACGAGTACCAGGCCAAGGACGGCTATGCCGCCGCCCGCAAGGCCCTGGCACAGATGTCCCAGGACGATATCGTCCAGACTGTCAAAGATTCCGGCCTCAAGGGCCGTGGCGGTGCGGGCTTCCCCACCGGCGTCAAATGGGGCCTGATGCCCAAAGACGAATCGATGAACATCCGCTACCTGCTGTGCAACGCGGATGAAATGGAGCCCAACACCTGGAAAGACCGCATGCTGATGGAGCAACAGCCCCATCTGCTGGTCGAGGGCATGCTGATCAGCGCCCGCGCGCTGAAGGCTTACCGTGGCTACATCTTCCTGCGTGGTGAATACACCACCGCGGCGAAGAACCTCAACCGCGCCATCGATGAAGCCAAGGCCGCAGGCCTGCTGGGCAAGAACATCCTCGGCAGCGGCTTTGACTTCGAGCTGTTCGTGCACACCGGCGCCGGACGTTACATCTGCGGTGAAGAAACCGCACTGATCAACTCCCTCGAAGGCCGCCGCGCCAACCCGCGCTCCAAGCCGCCCTTCCCTGCCGCCGTCGGCGTCTGGGGCAAGCCGACCTGCGTGAACAACGTCGAGACCCTGTGCAACGTTCCGGCCATCGTCGGCAACGGCGTCGACTGGTACAAGTCGCTGGCGCGCGAAGGTTCTGAAGACCACGGCACCAAGCTGATGGGCTTCTCCGGCAAGGTCAAGAACCCGGGTCTGTGGGAACTGCCATTCGGCGTTACCGCCCGCGAGCTGTTCGAAGACTACGCCGGTGGCATGCGCGATGGCTTCAAGCTCAAGTGCTGGCAGCCTGGCGGCGCCGGTACCGGTTTCCTGCTGCCCGAGCACCTCGACGCGCAGATGTATGCCGGTGGCATCGCCAAGGTCGGCACCCGTATGGGTACTGGCCTGGCGATGGCCGTGGACGACAGCGTCAACATGGTTTCGCTGCTGCGCAACATGGAAGAGTTCTTCGCCCGCGAGTCCTGCGGCTGGTGCACTCCGTGCCGCGATGGCCTGCCGTGGAGCGTGAAGATGCTGCGCGCCCTGGAGAAAGGACAAGGCAAGGCGGAAGACATCGAGACCCTGCTGGGTCTGGTCAACTTCCTCGGCCCTGGCCGCACCTTCTGCGCCCACGCACCGGGTGCCGTCGAGCCGCTGGGTAGTGCCATCAAGTATTTCCGTCCGGAGTTCGAGGCCGGCGTCGCACCTGTTACAGGCAGCGAAGCCCTGCGCCCGAATCTGGCCAAGCCGATTGTCGTCGGCGCATAA
- the nuoG gene encoding NADH-quinone oxidoreductase subunit NuoG — translation MATIHVDGKALEVNGADNLLQACLSLGLDIPYFCWHPALGSVGACRQCAVKQYTDENDTRGRIVMSCMTPATDGTWISIDDEESKAFRASVVEWLMTNHPHDCPVCEEGGHCHLQDMTVMTGHNERRYRFTKRTHQNQELGPFIAHEMNRCIACYRCVRYYKDYAGGTDLGVFGAHDNVYFGRVEDGVLESEFSGNLTEVCPTGVFTDKTHSERYNRKWDMQFAPSICHGCSSGCNISPGERYGELRRIENRYNGSVNQYFLCDRGRFGYGYVNREDRPRQPLLADGTKLSLDAALDKAADMLRGRNIVGIGSPRASLESNYGLRELVGAEHFYSGMEAGELARVRLALQVLNDSPLPVPTLREMEDHDAVFVLGEDLTQTAARVALALRQSVKGKAEAMADAMRVQPWLDAAVKNIGQHAMYPLFIASLAETKLDDVAEECVHAAPDDLARIGFAVAHAIDPSAPAVEGLDAEALALAKRIADALVAANRPLVVAGTSLASSALIEAAANIAKALKLRAKNGSLSLVVPEANSLGMAMLGGESVDAALDAVIAGKADAIVVLENDLYSRVPAAKVDAALAAAKVVIVADHQKTATAERAHLVLPAASFAEGDGTLVSQEGRAQRFFQVFDPTYLDSSILVHEGWRWMHALRATLLNKPVDWTQLDHVTSACAAVTPQLSGIVNAAPSASFRIKGMKLAREPLRYSGRTAMRADISVHEPRTPQDKDSAFAFSMEGYSGSAEPRSQVPFAWSPGWNSPQAWNKFQDEVGGHLRAGDPGTRLIETEGDKLHWFASIPAAFSPARGTWQVVPFYHLFGSEENSSRAAPVQERIPQAYVGLAKSEADRLGVNDGAMLSVNVAGMTLRLPLRINEELGAGLVALPKGLAGIPPAIFGASVEGLQEAAQ, via the coding sequence ATGGCCACTATCCACGTAGACGGCAAAGCGCTCGAAGTCAACGGTGCAGACAACCTGTTACAGGCGTGTCTGTCGCTCGGCCTCGACATCCCCTATTTTTGCTGGCACCCGGCGCTCGGTAGCGTCGGCGCCTGCCGCCAGTGCGCGGTCAAGCAGTACACCGACGAGAACGACACCCGCGGTCGTATCGTCATGTCCTGCATGACCCCCGCCACCGATGGCACCTGGATTTCCATCGACGACGAAGAGTCCAAGGCGTTCCGCGCCAGCGTCGTCGAATGGCTGATGACCAACCACCCGCACGACTGCCCGGTCTGTGAGGAAGGCGGTCACTGCCACCTGCAAGACATGACGGTAATGACCGGCCACAACGAGCGCCGCTACCGTTTCACCAAGCGCACCCACCAGAACCAGGAGCTCGGCCCGTTCATCGCCCACGAGATGAACCGCTGCATCGCCTGCTACCGTTGCGTGCGTTACTACAAGGACTACGCCGGCGGTACCGACCTGGGCGTATTCGGTGCCCACGACAACGTGTACTTCGGTCGAGTTGAAGACGGTGTCCTCGAAAGCGAGTTCTCCGGCAACCTCACCGAGGTCTGCCCGACCGGTGTGTTCACCGACAAGACCCACTCCGAGCGCTACAACCGTAAGTGGGACATGCAGTTCGCCCCGAGCATCTGCCATGGCTGCTCCAGCGGTTGCAACATCAGCCCGGGTGAGCGTTACGGCGAACTGCGCCGGATCGAAAACCGCTACAACGGTTCGGTCAACCAGTACTTCCTCTGTGACCGTGGCCGTTTCGGCTATGGCTACGTCAACCGCGAAGACCGCCCACGTCAGCCGCTGCTGGCCGATGGCACCAAGCTGAGCCTGGATGCTGCGCTGGACAAGGCCGCCGACATGCTGCGCGGTCGCAACATCGTCGGCATCGGCTCGCCGCGCGCCAGCCTGGAAAGCAACTACGGCCTGCGCGAGCTGGTCGGTGCCGAACACTTCTACTCGGGTATGGAAGCCGGTGAACTGGCGCGTGTACGCCTGGCCCTGCAGGTACTGAACGACAGCCCGCTGCCGGTCCCGACCCTGCGCGAGATGGAAGACCACGACGCCGTGTTCGTCCTCGGCGAAGACCTGACCCAGACGGCTGCCCGCGTGGCCCTGGCCCTGCGCCAGTCGGTCAAGGGCAAGGCCGAAGCCATGGCCGATGCCATGCGCGTTCAGCCGTGGCTCGATGCTGCGGTGAAAAACATCGGCCAACACGCCATGTACCCGCTGTTCATCGCCAGCCTGGCGGAAACCAAGCTCGACGACGTCGCTGAAGAATGTGTCCACGCAGCGCCGGACGACCTGGCCCGCATCGGTTTCGCCGTGGCTCACGCCATCGACCCGAGCGCCCCTGCCGTCGAAGGCCTGGACGCCGAAGCCCTGGCCCTCGCCAAGCGCATCGCCGACGCCCTGGTTGCCGCCAACCGTCCGTTGGTGGTCGCCGGTACCTCGCTGGCCTCCAGCGCACTGATCGAAGCCGCTGCCAACATCGCCAAAGCCCTCAAGCTGCGTGCGAAGAACGGCTCCCTGAGCCTGGTGGTGCCTGAGGCCAACAGCCTGGGTATGGCCATGCTCGGTGGCGAGTCCGTCGACGCCGCGCTGGACGCAGTGATTGCCGGCAAGGCCGACGCCATTGTCGTCCTCGAAAACGACCTGTACAGCCGCGTGCCAGCTGCCAAGGTCGACGCTGCCCTGGCCGCCGCCAAGGTGGTGATCGTCGCCGATCACCAGAAGACTGCAACCGCCGAACGCGCTCACCTGGTACTGCCAGCGGCAAGTTTCGCCGAAGGCGACGGTACCCTGGTCAGCCAGGAAGGCCGTGCCCAGCGTTTCTTCCAGGTATTCGATCCGACCTACCTGGACAGCAGCATCCTGGTTCACGAAGGCTGGCGCTGGATGCACGCCCTGCGTGCGACCCTGCTCAACAAGCCGGTGGACTGGACCCAACTGGACCACGTCACCAGCGCCTGCGCCGCTGTCACGCCGCAGCTGTCGGGCATCGTCAACGCCGCGCCGTCCGCTTCGTTCCGCATCAAGGGCATGAAGCTTGCGCGTGAGCCGCTGCGCTACTCCGGCCGCACCGCGATGCGCGCCGACATCAGCGTGCACGAGCCACGTACCCCGCAAGACAAAGACAGCGCCTTCGCCTTCTCCATGGAAGGTTACTCGGGCTCGGCCGAACCGCGTTCGCAAGTGCCGTTCGCCTGGTCTCCGGGCTGGAACTCGCCACAAGCCTGGAACAAGTTCCAGGACGAGGTGGGCGGTCACCTGCGCGCAGGCGACCCAGGCACCCGCCTGATCGAAACCGAGGGCGACAAGCTGCACTGGTTCGCCAGCATTCCGGCAGCCTTCTCCCCGGCGCGTGGCACCTGGCAGGTCGTGCCGTTCTACCACCTGTTCGGCAGTGAAGAGAACTCTTCGCGCGCCGCGCCGGTACAAGAGCGCATCCCGCAGGCTTACGTTGGCCTGGCCAAGTCCGAAGCCGACCGCCTGGGCGTCAACGATGGTGCGATGCTCAGCGTGAACGTGGCTGGCATGACCCTGCGACTGCCATTGCGCATCAATGAAGAACTGGGCGCAGGCCTGGTTGCCCTGCCCAAAGGCCTGGCCGGCATTCCGCCCGCCATCTTCGGTGCATCCGTCGAAGGCCTGCAGGAGGCAGCACAATGA
- the nuoH gene encoding NADH-quinone oxidoreductase subunit NuoH, whose protein sequence is MTWFTPEVIDVIITVIKAVVILLAVVVCGALLSFVERRLLGWWQDRYGPNRVGPFGMFQIAADMLKMFFKEDWNPPFVDKMIFTLAPVVAMSALLIAFAIIPITPTWGVADLNIGVLFFFAMAGLSVYAVLFAGWSSNNKYALLGSLRASAQTVSYEVFMGLALMGIVAQVGSFNMRDIVDYQAQNLWFIIPQFFGFCTFFIAGVAVTHRHPFDQPEAEQELADGYHIEYAGMKWGMFFVGEYIGIILVSALLVTLFFGGWHGPFGILPQVPFLWFALKTAFFIMLFILLRASIPRPRYDQVMDFGWKFCLPLTLINLLVTAALVLLNTPAVAAQ, encoded by the coding sequence ATGACCTGGTTCACCCCTGAAGTGATCGATGTGATCATCACGGTCATCAAGGCCGTCGTCATCCTGTTGGCCGTGGTGGTCTGCGGCGCGCTGCTCAGCTTCGTCGAGCGGCGTCTGCTGGGCTGGTGGCAGGACCGTTACGGTCCGAACCGCGTCGGCCCGTTCGGTATGTTCCAGATCGCAGCCGACATGCTGAAGATGTTCTTCAAGGAAGACTGGAACCCGCCCTTCGTCGACAAGATGATCTTCACCCTGGCGCCGGTCGTGGCCATGAGTGCCTTGCTGATCGCCTTCGCCATCATTCCGATCACCCCGACCTGGGGTGTCGCGGACCTGAACATCGGCGTGCTGTTCTTCTTCGCCATGGCCGGTCTGTCGGTATACGCGGTACTGTTCGCCGGCTGGTCGTCGAACAACAAGTACGCCCTGCTCGGCAGCCTGCGGGCTTCGGCCCAGACCGTGTCGTACGAAGTGTTCATGGGTCTGGCGCTGATGGGTATCGTTGCCCAGGTCGGCTCGTTCAACATGCGCGACATCGTTGACTACCAGGCCCAGAACCTGTGGTTCATCATTCCGCAGTTCTTCGGTTTCTGTACCTTCTTCATCGCTGGCGTCGCCGTGACTCACCGTCACCCGTTCGACCAGCCAGAAGCAGAACAGGAACTGGCCGACGGTTACCACATTGAATATGCCGGCATGAAATGGGGCATGTTCTTCGTCGGTGAGTACATCGGCATCATTCTGGTCTCGGCGCTGCTGGTAACCCTGTTCTTCGGCGGCTGGCACGGTCCGTTCGGCATCCTGCCGCAAGTACCGTTCTTGTGGTTCGCCCTGAAAACCGCGTTCTTCATCATGCTGTTCATCCTGCTGCGCGCCTCGATCCCGCGCCCGCGCTATGACCAGGTGATGGACTTCGGCTGGAAGTTCTGCCTGCCGCTGACCCTGATCAATTTGCTGGTGACCGCTGCGCTCGTGTTGCTCAACACGCCAGCTGTTGCGGCCCAGTGA
- the nuoI gene encoding NADH-quinone oxidoreductase subunit NuoI: protein MFKYIGDIVKGTGTQLRSLVMVFSHGFRKRDTLQYPEEPVYLPPRYRGRIVLTRDPDGEERCVACNLCAVACPVGCISLQKAETEDGRWYPEFFRINFSRCIFCGLCEEACPTTAIQLTPDFEMAEFKRQELVYEKEDLLISGPGKYPDYNFYRVAGMAIAGKPKGAAQNEAEPINVKSLLP, encoded by the coding sequence ATGTTCAAGTATATTGGCGACATCGTTAAGGGCACAGGCACCCAGCTGCGCAGTCTGGTGATGGTGTTCTCTCACGGTTTTCGCAAACGTGACACCCTGCAGTACCCCGAAGAGCCGGTCTACCTGCCGCCACGCTACCGTGGCCGCATCGTCCTGACCCGCGACCCGGATGGCGAAGAGCGCTGTGTAGCGTGCAACCTGTGTGCCGTGGCTTGCCCGGTCGGTTGCATCTCGCTGCAGAAAGCCGAGACAGAAGACGGTCGTTGGTACCCGGAGTTCTTCCGTATCAACTTCTCCCGTTGCATTTTCTGTGGCCTCTGCGAGGAAGCCTGCCCGACCACCGCAATCCAGCTGACGCCGGATTTCGAAATGGCCGAGTTCAAACGTCAGGAACTGGTGTACGAGAAAGAAGATCTGCTGATCTCCGGCCCCGGCAAATACCCTGACTACAACTTCTACCGTGTTGCAGGTATGGCTATTGCCGGCAAGCCGAAAGGCGCCGCGCAGAACGAAGCCGAGCCGATCAACGTGAAGAGCTTGCTCCCTTAA
- the nuoJ gene encoding NADH-quinone oxidoreductase subunit J — protein sequence MEFAFYFASGVAVVSTLRVITNTNPVHALLYLIISLISVAMTFFALGAPFAGVLEVIAYAGAIMVLFVFVVMMLNLGPASVAQERGWLKPGIWLGPVVLAALLLLELLYVLFSSDSGAGIGHTTVDAKAVGISLYGPYLLVVELASMLLLAAAVTAFHLGRNEAKE from the coding sequence ATGGAATTCGCTTTCTATTTCGCATCCGGTGTCGCTGTGGTGTCCACCCTTCGGGTGATCACCAACACCAACCCCGTGCACGCCCTGCTCTACCTGATCATTTCGCTGATCTCCGTGGCGATGACCTTCTTCGCCCTCGGCGCTCCGTTCGCCGGTGTCCTGGAAGTGATCGCCTACGCTGGCGCCATCATGGTGCTGTTCGTCTTCGTGGTGATGATGCTCAACCTCGGGCCGGCTTCGGTCGCCCAGGAACGTGGCTGGCTCAAGCCGGGTATCTGGCTCGGGCCTGTGGTCCTCGCCGCGCTGCTGCTGCTCGAACTGCTGTATGTGCTGTTCAGCAGTGATAGCGGCGCCGGCATCGGCCACACTACGGTCGACGCCAAAGCGGTCGGCATCAGCCTGTACGGTCCTTACCTGCTGGTGGTGGAACTGGCCTCGATGCTGCTGCTCGCTGCAGCGGTGACGGCATTCCACCTCGGCCGCAACGAGGCGAAGGAGTAA
- the nuoK gene encoding NADH-quinone oxidoreductase subunit NuoK yields MPAIPLEHGLAVAGILFCLGLVGLMVRRNILFVLMSLEIMMNAAALAFIVAGARWAQPDGQIMFILVISLAAAEASIGLAILLQLYRRFHTLDIDAASEMRG; encoded by the coding sequence ATGCCTGCAATTCCTCTCGAGCATGGCCTGGCAGTCGCCGGCATCCTGTTCTGCCTCGGCCTCGTCGGCCTGATGGTGCGCCGCAACATTCTTTTCGTGTTGATGAGCCTGGAAATCATGATGAACGCCGCAGCACTGGCCTTCATCGTCGCCGGCGCCCGCTGGGCGCAGCCGGATGGACAGATCATGTTCATCCTGGTGATCAGCCTGGCAGCCGCCGAGGCCAGTATCGGCCTGGCGATCCTGCTGCAGCTGTATCGCCGCTTCCACACTCTCGACATCGATGCTGCCAGTGAGATGCGCGGATGA
- the nuoL gene encoding NADH-quinone oxidoreductase subunit L, which produces MNLIFLTFVFPLIGFLLLSFSRGRWSENLSALVGVGSVGLSAAVAAYVIWQFNVAPPEGGAYSQLLWQWMSVDGFAPNFTLYVDGLSVTMLGVVTGVGFLIHLFASWYMRGEAGYSRFFAYTNLFIASMLFLVLGDNLLFIYFGWEGVGLCSYLLIGFYYSNRNNGNAALKAFIVTRIGDVFMAIGLFILFAQLGTLNVQELLVLAPQKFQAGDFWMVLATLMLLGGAVGKSAQLPLQTWLADAMAGPTPVSALIHAATMVTAGVYLIARTHGLFALAPDVLHLVGVVGGVTLVLAGFAALVQTDIKRILAYSTMSQIGYMFLALGVGAWEGAIFHLMTHAFFKALLFLASGAVIVACHHEQNIFKMGGLWKKLPLAYASFIVGGAALAALPLLTAGFYSKDEILWEAFASGNNGLLYAGLVGAFMTSLYTFRLIFIAFHGEAKTEAHAGHGISHWLPLGVLIVLSTFVGAWIHPPLAGVLPQSVGHAGGEAKHSLEIASGAIAIAGILLAAVLFLGKRRLVTAIAGSAIGRVLSAWWFAAWGFDWIYDKLFVKPYLLIAHILRKDPVDRSIGLIPRMAKGGHAAMSKTETGQLRWYTASIAVGAVLVLGAVVMAAV; this is translated from the coding sequence ATGAACCTTATCTTTCTGACGTTCGTATTCCCCCTGATCGGCTTCCTGCTGCTGTCGTTCTCGCGCGGCCGTTGGTCCGAGAACCTGTCGGCGCTGGTCGGCGTCGGTTCGGTGGGCCTCTCGGCTGCCGTGGCCGCCTACGTGATCTGGCAGTTCAACGTCGCGCCGCCTGAAGGCGGTGCGTACAGCCAGCTGCTGTGGCAGTGGATGTCGGTGGACGGCTTTGCGCCGAACTTCACCCTGTACGTGGACGGCCTGTCGGTCACCATGCTCGGCGTGGTCACCGGTGTCGGTTTCCTGATCCACCTGTTCGCCTCCTGGTACATGCGCGGTGAAGCCGGTTACTCGCGCTTCTTCGCCTACACCAACCTGTTCATCGCCAGCATGCTGTTCCTGGTGCTGGGCGACAACCTGCTGTTCATCTACTTCGGTTGGGAAGGCGTGGGCCTGTGCTCGTACCTGTTGATCGGTTTCTACTACAGCAACCGCAACAACGGTAACGCCGCACTCAAAGCCTTCATCGTTACCCGTATCGGCGACGTGTTCATGGCCATCGGCCTGTTCATCCTGTTCGCTCAGCTCGGCACCCTGAACGTGCAGGAGCTGCTGGTACTGGCGCCGCAGAAGTTCCAGGCCGGTGATTTCTGGATGGTTCTGGCAACCCTGATGCTGCTCGGTGGTGCGGTCGGTAAATCCGCCCAGCTGCCGCTGCAGACCTGGCTTGCGGACGCGATGGCCGGTCCTACCCCGGTTTCGGCACTGATCCACGCGGCAACCATGGTTACCGCCGGTGTCTACCTGATTGCCCGTACCCACGGCCTGTTCGCCCTGGCCCCTGACGTGCTGCACCTGGTCGGTGTGGTCGGCGGTGTGACCCTGGTCCTGGCCGGCTTCGCTGCTCTGGTACAGACCGACATCAAGCGTATCCTCGCCTACTCGACCATGAGCCAGATCGGCTACATGTTCCTGGCCCTGGGCGTGGGTGCCTGGGAAGGCGCGATCTTCCACCTGATGACCCACGCCTTCTTCAAGGCCCTGCTGTTCCTTGCTTCCGGTGCGGTGATCGTTGCCTGCCACCACGAGCAGAACATCTTCAAGATGGGCGGCCTGTGGAAGAAACTGCCGCTGGCCTACGCCAGCTTCATCGTCGGTGGTGCCGCTCTGGCTGCCCTGCCGCTGCTGACCGCCGGTTTCTACTCCAAGGACGAGATCCTCTGGGAAGCCTTCGCCAGCGGCAACAACGGTCTGCTGTACGCCGGTCTGGTCGGTGCGTTCATGACCTCGCTGTACACCTTCCGCCTGATCTTCATCGCCTTCCACGGCGAAGCCAAGACCGAAGCGCATGCTGGCCACGGGATCTCCCACTGGCTGCCACTGGGCGTGCTGATCGTGCTGTCGACCTTCGTCGGTGCCTGGATTCATCCACCACTGGCCGGTGTCCTGCCGCAGAGCGTCGGCCATGCCGGCGGCGAAGCCAAGCACAGCCTGGAAATCGCCTCGGGCGCCATCGCCATCGCCGGTATTCTGCTCGCCGCAGTGCTGTTCCTCGGCAAGCGTCGCCTGGTGACTGCGATCGCGGGCAGCGCTATCGGTCGCGTGCTGTCGGCCTGGTGGTTCGCCGCCTGGGGCTTCGACTGGATCTACGACAAGCTGTTCGTCAAACCTTACCTGCTGATCGCCCACATCCTGCGCAAGGATCCGGTTGACCGCAGTATTGGCCTGATTCCGCGTATGGCTAAAGGCGGTCATGCCGCCATGAGCAAAACCGAAACCGGTCAGCTGCGCTGGTATACCGCTTCGATCGCCGTAGGTGCCGTGCTTGTACTCGGTGCCGTTGTAATGGCTGCGGTCTGA